Proteins from one Calditrichota bacterium genomic window:
- the rpmJ gene encoding 50S ribosomal protein L36, translating into MKVQASVKKICDGCKVIRRQGVVRVICSKNPRHKQRQG; encoded by the coding sequence ATGAAAGTACAAGCTTCAGTAAAAAAGATTTGTGACGGATGCAAAGTAATCCGTAGACAAGGTGTTGTTCGTGTAATTTGCAGTAAAAATCCACGTCATAAACAACGCCAAGGTTAA
- the rplO gene encoding 50S ribosomal protein L15 — protein sequence MDLSSLKPNKGSTKKNKRRGRGEGSGLGVTAGRGHKGYGSRGGSKKRAWFEGGQMPLQRRLPKFGFTNINKVTFQVINVSDLQEIDVKKEITPETLYELKMIRKKTVPVKLLGTGELDKKVDIKVDAVSKSAREKVEKAGGTVTLS from the coding sequence ATGGATTTAAGTAGCTTAAAACCGAATAAAGGTTCAACTAAAAAAAATAAAAGACGCGGACGTGGCGAAGGTTCAGGACTGGGTGTTACAGCAGGACGTGGACACAAAGGATACGGTTCTCGCGGTGGAAGTAAAAAGAGAGCCTGGTTTGAAGGTGGGCAAATGCCGCTTCAAAGAAGGTTACCAAAATTTGGTTTTACAAATATAAACAAAGTTACGTTTCAGGTAATTAATGTCTCTGACTTGCAGGAAATTGACGTTAAAAAAGAAATAACACCAGAAACTTTATATGAATTAAAAATGATTCGCAAGAAAACTGTTCCTGTTAAATTGTTGGGTACAGGGGAATTAGATAAAAAAGTGGATATTAAAGTAGACGCAGTTAGCAAATCTGCCCGTGAAAAGGTAGAAAAAGCAGGAGGCACAGTTACTTTATCATGA
- the secY gene encoding preprotein translocase subunit SecY, with protein MMILESFRNIFKIADLRKRVLFTVMILGIERIGTHIVTPGIDTAVLAEGFRNLQGTLFGLYDLFAGGAFKKAAIFGLGIMPYISASIIIQLLGAVFPYFQKLQKEGDEGRKKITQFTRYGTLAISAAQAAGVAFFLQSIQVADGRLAVPDPGLGFVLMTVLSMTSGTMLIMWLGEQIDDRGIGNGISLIIFIGIIAQLPSALIQEFEQFSSGQRHLLEEVALMALAFAIIYVVVLLTQGTRKIPVQYAKRVVGRKVYGGVNTHFPMKVLTAGVMPIIFAQALMFVPQTMITFLPESDFTVYIQGLFSYDSWFYWIFYFVVIVFFTYFYTAIALNPVDVADNLKKQGGFIPGVRPGKKTSEFLDNILTRITLPASIFLGLIAIVPMMLAQWFNIPFSLASFFGGTGLLIIVGVALDFLQQIESQLFERHYDGFMKSGAIKSRRA; from the coding sequence ATCATGATTTTAGAATCATTCCGAAATATTTTCAAGATTGCTGATTTAAGAAAGCGCGTTTTATTTACGGTTATGATATTAGGTATCGAACGGATTGGTACTCATATTGTTACACCGGGAATTGATACAGCGGTTCTTGCTGAAGGTTTTAGAAATTTACAAGGCACATTATTTGGATTATATGATTTATTTGCCGGCGGCGCCTTCAAAAAGGCAGCCATTTTCGGACTTGGTATTATGCCTTATATTAGTGCTTCTATCATAATACAGTTACTCGGTGCTGTTTTTCCTTATTTCCAGAAACTTCAGAAAGAAGGAGATGAGGGCCGTAAAAAAATCACGCAATTTACCCGGTACGGAACATTGGCAATTTCAGCTGCACAGGCAGCAGGAGTCGCATTCTTTTTACAAAGCATACAGGTTGCTGATGGAAGATTGGCTGTTCCGGATCCTGGATTAGGTTTTGTTTTAATGACAGTTCTTTCGATGACTTCAGGTACAATGTTAATTATGTGGCTGGGTGAGCAGATTGACGACCGTGGAATTGGCAATGGTATTTCGCTGATTATTTTTATTGGGATTATTGCACAATTACCATCCGCTTTAATTCAGGAATTTGAACAGTTTTCAAGTGGCCAGCGTCATTTATTGGAAGAAGTAGCATTGATGGCTCTTGCATTCGCAATTATTTATGTAGTTGTTCTGTTAACACAGGGAACTCGTAAAATACCAGTTCAATATGCAAAACGTGTTGTGGGACGCAAAGTATATGGTGGGGTTAACACTCACTTCCCAATGAAAGTATTAACGGCTGGTGTAATGCCAATTATTTTTGCACAAGCGTTGATGTTTGTACCACAGACAATGATTACATTTTTACCGGAAAGTGATTTTACCGTTTATATACAGGGCCTGTTTTCTTATGATTCCTGGTTCTACTGGATATTCTATTTTGTTGTGATTGTGTTCTTTACATATTTTTACACGGCAATCGCTCTTAATCCGGTTGATGTTGCTGACAACTTGAAAAAACAGGGCGGTTTCATACCAGGCGTTCGTCCAGGTAAAAAAACCTCAGAATTTCTGGATAACATTTTAACACGAATAACTTTACCGGCATCAATCTTTTTAGGTTTAATTGCTATAGTTCCTATGATGCTGGCCCAATGGTTTAACATTCCATTTAGTTTAGCGTCCTTTTTTGGTGGTACAGGATTGTTAATTATTGTTGGTGTTGCTCTGGATTTTCTACAGCAAATAGAATCTCAATTGTTTGAACGGCATTATGATGGATTTATGAAATCAGGCGCCATAAAAAGCCGTAGGGCATAA
- the rpsE gene encoding 30S ribosomal protein S5 gives MERINPGELDIKEKVVYINRVAKVLKGGRRFSFNAIVVVGDGNGVIGLGLGKAGEVINAISKATDQAKKNLVRVTLLNGTIPYAVNAKFGAAKVMLKPAAQGTGVIAGGPVRAICEMAGVQNILTKSNGSSNPHNLSKATFNALVNMVSAEDVAKRRGMSLSQLFQG, from the coding sequence CTGGAAAGAATAAATCCAGGTGAGTTAGATATTAAGGAAAAAGTAGTTTATATCAATCGTGTTGCTAAAGTTTTAAAAGGCGGAAGGCGCTTTTCCTTTAATGCAATTGTTGTTGTTGGTGATGGCAATGGTGTAATAGGGTTAGGGCTTGGTAAAGCTGGCGAAGTAATAAACGCAATTTCCAAAGCAACTGATCAGGCTAAAAAAAATCTTGTCCGTGTAACTTTGCTTAATGGGACAATACCATATGCTGTTAATGCAAAATTTGGTGCCGCAAAAGTAATGTTAAAGCCTGCCGCACAAGGTACTGGTGTTATTGCCGGTGGCCCTGTTAGGGCAATATGTGAGATGGCCGGTGTTCAAAACATTTTAACAAAATCAAATGGCTCTTCAAATCCGCACAACTTAAGTAAAGCAACATTTAACGCCTTGGTCAATATGGTGAGCGCGGAAGATGTAGCTAAAAGACGCGGAATGTCACTAAGCCAATTGTTTCAAGGCTAA
- the rpsM gene encoding 30S ribosomal protein S13 has translation MARIAGVDLPKNKRVLIGLTYIYGIGKTSAQNICDECKVDINTRVQSLSDDEVAKIRKLIQDRYKVEGALKSEINMNIKRLMDINSVRGYRHHRGLPVHGQRTKTNARTRKGRKRLVGGKKK, from the coding sequence TTGGCACGTATAGCTGGTGTAGATTTACCCAAAAATAAAAGAGTACTTATAGGTTTAACCTATATTTACGGAATTGGCAAAACTTCGGCTCAGAATATTTGTGATGAGTGTAAAGTTGATATTAATACACGTGTTCAAAGCCTTTCAGATGATGAAGTAGCTAAAATCCGTAAACTAATTCAAGACAGATATAAAGTTGAAGGTGCTTTAAAGTCTGAGATTAATATGAACATTAAGAGATTGATGGATATTAATTCTGTACGCGGCTACAGGCACCACAGAGGTTTACCAGTTCATGGGCAAAGGACAAAAACAAATGCCCGCACCAGAAAAGGCCGTAAACGTCTTGTAGGTGGAAAGAAAAAATAA
- a CDS encoding DNA-directed RNA polymerase subunit alpha: MSWSNLQMPERIELEESTYTDNFGRFVVQPLEKGYGVTVGNMLRRVLLSSLHGAAITSIKVNDIQHEFTQIDGVYEDITEIILNLKQVRIKLINKRPEKINLSLSGAMDFKAGLIQEQTTDFEVLNPDLHIATLNENANVDLELRIGKGRGYVTADENKETDQPIGVIAIDSIFTPVINVKYYIENTRVGQKTDFEKLILEIETDGSVTPDDALTYAGKILKDHIQLFINFDIDTEDDEVAEVDEETLRIKKLLKMNVDELELSVRSHNCLKASNIKTIGDLVRREEGEMLKFKNFGRKSLMELGKILEERGLQFGMNIESYVKSEDKI; the protein is encoded by the coding sequence ATGAGCTGGTCTAATTTACAAATGCCAGAACGTATTGAATTAGAAGAGTCAACATATACTGACAACTTTGGAAGATTTGTTGTTCAGCCTCTTGAAAAAGGATATGGTGTAACTGTTGGAAATATGTTAAGAAGAGTATTACTTTCTTCTTTGCATGGTGCAGCCATTACATCGATAAAAGTAAACGATATCCAACATGAATTTACACAGATTGACGGTGTTTACGAAGATATTACTGAGATTATTTTAAATCTGAAACAAGTTCGTATTAAGCTGATTAACAAGCGTCCGGAAAAAATTAATCTTTCCTTATCAGGAGCGATGGATTTTAAAGCTGGATTAATTCAGGAACAAACAACTGATTTTGAAGTCCTGAACCCAGACTTGCATATAGCTACTTTAAATGAAAATGCCAATGTTGATCTCGAATTGAGAATTGGTAAAGGCAGAGGGTATGTAACTGCGGATGAAAATAAGGAAACGGATCAACCTATAGGCGTGATTGCTATAGATTCTATATTTACACCTGTTATCAATGTAAAATACTATATAGAAAATACACGTGTTGGTCAAAAAACAGATTTTGAAAAGTTGATTCTTGAAATTGAAACAGATGGCAGTGTTACTCCTGATGATGCTTTGACATATGCAGGTAAAATTCTTAAAGATCATATCCAATTGTTCATCAATTTTGATATTGATACTGAAGATGATGAAGTTGCTGAAGTTGATGAAGAAACCTTGAGAATTAAAAAGCTTCTCAAAATGAATGTTGATGAACTTGAACTTTCTGTACGTTCACATAATTGCTTAAAAGCATCTAATATCAAAACAATTGGCGATCTTGTGCGCCGTGAAGAAGGTGAAATGCTTAAGTTCAAAAATTTTGGCCGTAAGTCATTAATGGAACTTGGCAAAATTTTAGAAGAACGTGGCTTACAGTTTGGAATGAATATAGAAAGTTATGTTAAATCCGAAGATAAAATATAG
- the infA gene encoding translation initiation factor IF-1: protein MAKKQEAIKVDGIIKETLPNASFIVTLENGHEVLAYISGKMRMHFIKILPGDKVSMELSPYDLTRGRIVYRYK, encoded by the coding sequence TTGGCAAAAAAGCAAGAAGCCATCAAAGTAGATGGGATTATAAAAGAAACGTTACCAAATGCTTCATTTATAGTTACTTTAGAAAACGGTCATGAAGTGTTGGCATATATTTCTGGCAAAATGAGAATGCATTTTATAAAAATTTTACCGGGTGACAAGGTTAGTATGGAACTCTCGCCATACGATCTGACACGTGGAAGAATTGTTTACAGATATAAATAA
- a CDS encoding 50S ribosomal protein L18: protein MSKKKKIFGTAERPRLVVYRSLRYMHAQLIDDTKNVVLVGLMNKTKDVSAEIKKAKSKTEAANTIGKLLAEKAKKKKIEQVVFDRNGYIYHGRVKALADGAREGGLKF from the coding sequence ATGAGTAAAAAGAAAAAAATATTTGGTACAGCAGAAAGACCTCGTTTGGTTGTATATCGAAGCTTGCGTTATATGCATGCACAACTAATTGATGACACAAAAAATGTTGTGCTTGTTGGTCTAATGAACAAAACTAAAGATGTATCTGCTGAAATAAAAAAAGCTAAGTCAAAAACAGAAGCAGCTAATACTATCGGTAAACTTTTAGCTGAAAAAGCAAAAAAGAAAAAAATTGAACAAGTTGTTTTTGATAGAAATGGTTACATATATCATGGCCGTGTAAAAGCTTTAGCTGATGGTGCTAGAGAAGGCGGATTAAAGTTCTAA
- the rpmD gene encoding 50S ribosomal protein L30 — translation MAKKKDTKIKITQTKSAIGYNVKQKRTLEALGLKKLNHSVVHNSTPQIEGMVTKVKHLVSVEDAN, via the coding sequence ATGGCAAAGAAAAAAGATACAAAAATTAAAATTACGCAAACTAAAAGTGCAATTGGGTACAATGTTAAACAAAAAAGAACATTGGAAGCATTGGGCTTAAAAAAGCTAAACCATTCAGTAGTTCACAACAGTACTCCACAGATTGAAGGAATGGTTACTAAAGTAAAACATTTAGTTTCAGTAGAAGACGCAAACTAA
- the rplQ gene encoding 50S ribosomal protein L17, whose translation MRHNKKGTHLGRTTSHKKAMMRNMVASLFEHKSIKTTDAKAKETRRYAEKLITYAKKGSLHHRRLAFKFLQNKEAVKTLFDEIGPACAERQGGYTRIIKLGFRQGDAASISMLELVDFSTYSAEKRAKKTEEKAQKKEAAEKEEAAAAE comes from the coding sequence ATGAGACACAATAAAAAAGGTACACATCTAGGGCGCACTACAAGCCATAAAAAAGCAATGATGCGTAATATGGTTGCCAGTCTTTTTGAACACAAATCAATTAAGACAACAGATGCAAAAGCCAAAGAAACCAGAAGATATGCTGAAAAATTGATTACTTACGCTAAAAAAGGATCATTACATCATAGACGTCTTGCTTTTAAATTTTTGCAAAACAAAGAAGCTGTAAAGACATTATTTGATGAGATTGGTCCAGCATGTGCTGAAAGGCAGGGCGGGTATACACGGATAATCAAATTAGGATTTCGGCAAGGAGATGCCGCATCAATTAGTATGTTGGAATTAGTTGATTTCAGTACATACTCAGCTGAAAAGAGAGCAAAGAAAACTGAAGAAAAAGCTCAAAAGAAGGAAGCTGCTGAAAAAGAAGAAGCCGCTGCCGCTGAATAA
- the rpsD gene encoding 30S ribosomal protein S4: MARNTGPKGKLVRKFGENIFGNPKFDKLLSNKPYPPGQHGMGRKKVSDYGMQLKEKQKLKFMYGLLERQFRKTFKKAERMKGVTGENLLMLLESRLDNTVFRLGLAVSRTQARQLVLHRHITVNGKVVNIPSYVLQKGDTVQVREKSRKLSVFHESLKKVRAENMYAWLNLDKAQLIGEFLYAPNREEIPVNIQENMIVELYSK, translated from the coding sequence ATGGCACGTAACACGGGTCCAAAAGGAAAGCTTGTCCGTAAATTTGGTGAAAATATTTTCGGCAACCCTAAGTTTGATAAGCTTTTAAGTAATAAACCTTACCCACCAGGGCAACATGGGATGGGTAGGAAAAAAGTATCTGATTATGGAATGCAGCTAAAAGAAAAGCAGAAATTAAAATTCATGTATGGGCTGCTGGAAAGACAATTCCGTAAGACATTTAAAAAAGCTGAACGTATGAAAGGCGTTACTGGAGAAAATCTGTTAATGCTTTTAGAAAGCCGTTTGGACAACACAGTTTTCCGTCTTGGATTAGCAGTTTCAAGAACCCAGGCCAGGCAACTTGTATTGCACAGACACATTACCGTGAATGGAAAAGTAGTGAATATTCCTTCATATGTCTTGCAAAAAGGTGATACTGTTCAAGTGCGCGAAAAAAGTAGAAAATTATCTGTTTTCCATGAGTCATTAAAAAAGGTTCGGGCAGAGAATATGTATGCTTGGTTAAACCTTGATAAGGCCCAATTAATCGGAGAATTTTTATATGCTCCTAACAGAGAAGAAATTCCGGTTAATATTCAAGAAAACATGATTGTGGAATTGTATTCAAAATAA
- the rpsK gene encoding 30S ribosomal protein S11, with protein sequence MASPKVKKQKKKKSVEPHGKAHIKATFNNTIISLTDNYGNVISWATAGKVGFKGSRKNTPFAAQVAAENAAKIAKDLGLKSVDIEVKGPGSGREAAIRSLQAAGLEVISIKDVTAIPHNGCRPPKKRRV encoded by the coding sequence GTGGCTTCACCAAAAGTAAAAAAACAAAAAAAGAAAAAAAGCGTTGAGCCTCATGGCAAAGCGCATATTAAAGCAACATTTAACAATACGATAATATCGCTTACGGATAATTATGGTAATGTTATTTCTTGGGCAACTGCAGGAAAAGTAGGTTTTAAAGGTTCACGTAAAAATACACCTTTTGCTGCTCAGGTAGCTGCTGAAAATGCAGCAAAAATTGCTAAAGACCTGGGGTTGAAATCGGTTGATATTGAAGTAAAAGGCCCTGGTTCTGGACGTGAAGCAGCTATTCGATCTTTGCAGGCTGCAGGTCTGGAGGTTATATCTATTAAAGATGTGACAGCAATTCCGCACAATGGTTGCAGACCACCTAAGAAAAGACGCGTTTAA